A single region of the Ctenopharyngodon idella isolate HZGC_01 chromosome 21, HZGC01, whole genome shotgun sequence genome encodes:
- the LOC127504213 gene encoding UPF0729 protein C18orf32 homolog: MVCIPCIVIPVLLWVYKRFLEPIIYPFISPFINRFWTKAAVKETPQKHSADECNGMVNGSTANGPKTVADKKAD; encoded by the exons ATGGTTTGCATTCCCTGCATCGTGATTCCTGTGCTGCTGTGGGTGTACAAGCGCTTCCTGGAGCCCATCATCTATCCCTTCATCTCTCCCTTCATCAACCGCTTCTGGACCAAAGCAGCCGTGAAGGAGACGCCGCAGAAACACAGCGCT GATGAATGTAATGGAATGGTGAACGGATCCACAGCCAACGGACCGAAGACGGTGGCCGATAAAAAAGCTGACTGA